A single window of Crassostrea angulata isolate pt1a10 chromosome 8, ASM2561291v2, whole genome shotgun sequence DNA harbors:
- the LOC128160770 gene encoding clumping factor A-like, with translation MVMGYRIVTRLGIVMGDRVRDSDRMQDSDRFRDSDGVQDSDRESDSDGMQDADKFRDSDGVQDSDRESDSDGIQDSYRFRDSDGMQDSDRESDSDGMQDADKFRDSDGVQDSDRESDSDGIQDSDRESDSDGMQDSDRFRDIDGMQGSDRESDGMHDSYRFRDSDGMQDRDRFRDSDGMQDSDRESDSDGMQDADRFRDSDGMQDSDRESDSDGMQDADKFRDIDGMQGSDRESDGMHDSYRFRDSDGMQDRDRFRDSDGMQDSDRESDSDGVQDSDRVRDSDRIQNNDKGRNSDVILDNDRALSPNYVQALSHTLHTKDDSQPTQQKSGSQP, from the exons ATGGTGATGGGATACAGAATAGTGACAAGGTTAGGGATAGTGATGGGGGACAGGGTAAGGGATAGTGATCGGATGCAGGATAGTGACAGGTTTAGGGATAGTGATGGGGTACAGGATAGTGACAGGGAAAGTGATAGCGATGGAATGCAGGATGCTGACAAGTTTAGGGATAGTGATGGGGTACAGGATAGTGACAGGGAAAGTGATAGTGATGGGATACAGGATAGTTACAGGTTTAGGGATAGTGATGGGATGCAGGATAGTGACAGGGAAAGTGATAGCGATGGAATGCAGGATGCTGACAAGTTTAGGGATAGTGATGGGGTACAGGATAGTGACAGGGAAAGTGATAGTGATGGGATACAGGATAGTGACAGGGAAAGTGATAGCGATGGAATGCAGGATAGTGACAGATTTAGGGATATTGATGGGATGCAGGGTAGTGACAGGGAAAGTGATGGAATGCATGATAGTTACAGGTTTAGGGATAGTGATGGGATGCAGGATAGGGACAGATTTAGGGATAGTGATGGGATGCAGGATAGTGACAGGGAAAGTGATAGCGATGGAATGCAGGATGCTGACAGGTTTAGGGATAGTGATGGGATGCAGGATAGTGACAGGGAAAGTGATAGCGATGGAATGCAGGATGCTGACAAGTTTAGGGATATTGATGGGATGCAGGGTAGTGACAGGGAAAGTGATGGAATGCATGATAGTTACAGGTTTAGGGATAGTGATGGGATGCAGGATAGGGACAGATTTAGGGATAGTGATGGGATGCAGGATAGTGACAGGGAAAGTGATAGTGATGGGGTACAGGATAGTGACAGGGTAAGGGATAGTGATAGGATACAGAATAATGACAAGGGAAGGAATAGTGATGTGATATTGGACAATGACAGG GCTCTCAGCCCAAATTATGTACAGGCTCTCAGCCATACATTACATACAAAAGATGACTCTCAGCCAACTCAACAGAAATCAGGCTCTCAGCcgtaa
- the LOC128159662 gene encoding uncharacterized protein LOC128159662 — translation MNTSICHCDVPKIVTKMFLMGTLKNCIQNLPSLSFYNQTRTLKKGTRTMSTYRCARGSTSLESFHLHLNRFIPSEITVCGSILILLTGTDSELHVIGTSANDVHYQAFLLEGLYRWRLHCSTFTVDFCDFCEPAVTDCPGEPSRPGIPAPQSLHRRVDWGGVFVLPDRQGPPSHTIGGGPITKKRTRTTMRDSRKKTQKSIPPSRM, via the coding sequence ATGAATACTTCAATCTGTCACTGTGATGTACCTAAAATTGTAACTAAAATGTTCCTAATGGGAACCCTCAAGAATTGTATCCAGAACCTGCCCAGCCTGTCCTTTTACAATCAGACAAGGACCCTCAAGAAGGGCACCAGGACCATGTCCACATACCGCTGTGCCAGAGGATCCACATCCCTGGAGTCCTTCCACCTGCATCTGAACAGGTTCATTCCCAGTGAGATTACTGTTTGTGGCTCAATTCTGATTTTGTTGACAGGCACAGATTCTGAGTTGCATGTTATAGGTACCAGCGCCAATGATGTCCACTATCAGGCGTTTCTCCTAGAGGGGCTCTACAGGTGGAGGCTCCACTGTTCCACATTTACAGTGGACTTCTGTGATTTCTGTGAACCAGCTGTCACAGACTGTCCAGGGGAACCCTCTAGACCCGGCATTCCAGCACCCCAGAGCCTACACAGGAGAGTTGATTGGGGTGGAGTATTTGTACTCCCAGACAGGCAAGGCCCTCCAAGCCATACCATTGGAGGAGGACCAATCACAAAAAAGAGGACCAGGACCACGATGAGGGATTCGAGGAAGAAGACGCAGAAATCAATCCCACCGTCCCGGATGTGA